One Halovivax ruber XH-70 genomic region harbors:
- a CDS encoding transcriptional regulator, with amino-acid sequence MVETAATTRRRLADRLREEPGTPAELGREFSLSPSTVLTHLEHLAHSLQHDDEELLVAPPECRECGFDDFDDLLNRPSRCPSCKHEGIREPTVTIR; translated from the coding sequence ATGGTCGAGACCGCTGCGACGACGCGTCGCCGACTGGCCGATCGACTGCGCGAGGAACCCGGCACGCCCGCGGAGCTCGGTCGCGAGTTCTCCCTCTCACCGTCGACCGTTCTCACACATCTCGAACATCTCGCACACAGCCTCCAACACGACGACGAGGAGTTGCTCGTCGCACCACCCGAGTGTCGCGAGTGCGGCTTCGACGACTTCGACGACCTCCTCAATCGCCCGTCTCGCTGCCCCTCGTGCAAACACGAGGGGATCCGGGAACCGACTGTCACCATCCGGTGA
- a CDS encoding DUF7344 domain-containing protein encodes MGNGTSVDQVMEALQNGHRRRVLTAIQEDAPLSVADATRSVAGDSDCGEGRAASVRVMLHHAHLPKLEAMDYICWDREDGTISEGPAWNEIAPFVQQGDGIASEPPVDLLGE; translated from the coding sequence ATGGGCAACGGGACTTCTGTCGATCAGGTTATGGAGGCGCTGCAAAACGGCCACCGACGGCGAGTGCTGACCGCGATACAGGAGGATGCCCCACTCTCCGTCGCGGACGCAACGCGCAGTGTCGCCGGCGATTCGGACTGTGGTGAGGGACGGGCCGCTTCCGTGAGGGTAATGCTTCACCACGCGCATCTGCCGAAACTCGAGGCGATGGACTACATCTGCTGGGACCGGGAGGACGGGACGATCAGTGAAGGCCCCGCGTGGAACGAGATCGCTCCCTTCGTCCAGCAGGGAGACGGAATCGCGTCGGAACCTCCTGTCGATTTGCTTGGAGAGTAG
- a CDS encoding DUF7344 domain-containing protein: MTTPAPDTTDLTLSVLDALPADAPAAPLTSALDILTNERRRHVLRVVGEQGETMTLPDVADEVAVRECGRPLPEIQPETVTETYISIYHDHLPRLVDANLLAYDQERDLVHPRFATDAVDSPTN; encoded by the coding sequence ATGACGACCCCTGCACCCGACACAACCGATCTGACGCTCTCCGTCCTCGACGCCCTCCCAGCGGACGCACCGGCAGCCCCGCTGACGAGCGCGCTCGACATCCTCACGAACGAACGCCGGCGACACGTCCTCCGGGTCGTCGGCGAGCAGGGCGAGACGATGACGCTCCCCGACGTCGCCGACGAGGTCGCCGTCCGGGAGTGTGGCCGCCCACTCCCCGAGATCCAACCCGAGACCGTTACCGAGACCTACATCTCGATCTACCACGACCATCTCCCGCGACTCGTCGACGCCAACCTCCTCGCGTACGATCAGGAACGCGATCTCGTTCACCCCAGGTTCGCTACCGACGCGGTCGATTCCCCCACGAACTAA
- a CDS encoding aminotransferase class IV: MTAPDNAESLLYHVDGELVPAEEATVSVDDRGFRYGDAAFETVRAYGGSIFEWDAHADRLARTCETLGIAHGFDREDLRARIDETLAANELADAYVRLSITRGVQPGTVTPQRPVDPTVVIWVKPLPRGGVDGQPVWAEPAVVRTVETRRIPDAALPSAAKTHNYANGILARLELRGTDADEALMLDGRGHVTEGATSNVFLVDDGELVTPSTDGPVLPGITRRVVLELAAELEIPAATRSVELQDVATADEVFLTNSTWELRPVCRFDGEAVGQNRGAGDERSALDDVAGSWPAGWSDTVEEPSRWPLTARLQRAFDERVDARYY; the protein is encoded by the coding sequence GTGACTGCCCCCGACAACGCGGAGTCGTTGCTGTACCACGTCGACGGCGAGCTCGTGCCCGCCGAGGAGGCGACGGTCAGCGTCGACGATCGCGGCTTTCGCTACGGCGACGCGGCCTTCGAGACGGTGCGGGCGTATGGCGGCTCGATCTTCGAGTGGGACGCCCACGCCGATCGGTTAGCCCGAACCTGCGAGACGCTCGGGATAGCGCACGGATTCGATCGCGAGGACCTGCGAGCGCGCATCGACGAGACGCTCGCCGCGAACGAACTGGCCGATGCGTACGTCCGGCTCTCGATCACGCGGGGCGTCCAGCCCGGCACGGTGACGCCCCAGCGGCCGGTCGACCCGACCGTCGTCATCTGGGTGAAGCCACTCCCGCGTGGCGGCGTCGACGGACAGCCGGTCTGGGCGGAGCCGGCGGTCGTCCGGACGGTCGAGACCCGACGGATACCCGACGCCGCCCTCCCGTCGGCGGCGAAGACGCACAACTACGCGAACGGGATCCTCGCCCGACTAGAACTGCGCGGCACCGACGCCGACGAGGCGCTCATGCTCGATGGTCGGGGGCACGTGACCGAGGGCGCGACGAGCAACGTCTTCCTCGTCGACGACGGCGAACTCGTGACGCCGTCGACCGACGGTCCCGTCTTGCCGGGGATCACCCGCCGCGTCGTCCTCGAACTGGCCGCCGAGCTGGAGATCCCGGCGGCCACTCGTTCGGTCGAACTGCAAGACGTCGCGACGGCCGACGAGGTGTTCCTGACGAACTCGACGTGGGAACTCAGACCGGTCTGCCGGTTCGACGGGGAAGCAGTCGGTCAGAATCGAGGGGCCGGTGACGAGCGATCGGCGCTCGACGATGTGGCTGGGTCCTGGCCCGCTGGCTGGTCAGACACAGTCGAGGAACCGAGTCGCTGGCCGCTGACCGCGCGACTACAACGGGCGTTCGACGAGCGCGTCGACGCACGCTATTACTGA
- a CDS encoding lactate utilization protein, with protein sequence MSQQKSDYVSQTDIDESLDELPAADAIDEAVSNLEDHGFDVVVVDSADEALTAVQSQIPAGASVMNGHSTTLEEIGFVEYLSEGDHEWESLPDQVWSIDDDEERQAARRESQTADYFLGSVNAIAQTGELVAADRSGSRIGAYPFAAGNVVIVSGVNKIVPTLSDALDRLESVAYPLENERANEAYGVDSAIAKQLIFRQELEEGRTTVVLVRDQFGY encoded by the coding sequence ATGTCACAGCAGAAATCTGATTACGTCTCCCAGACCGATATCGACGAGTCGCTCGACGAACTCCCCGCCGCGGACGCCATCGACGAGGCCGTCTCGAATCTCGAGGACCACGGCTTCGACGTCGTGGTCGTCGACTCGGCCGACGAGGCGCTCACGGCGGTCCAGTCACAGATTCCCGCCGGGGCGTCCGTGATGAACGGCCACTCGACGACGCTCGAAGAGATCGGGTTCGTCGAGTACCTGAGCGAGGGTGACCACGAGTGGGAGAGCCTTCCGGACCAGGTCTGGAGCATCGACGACGACGAGGAGCGCCAGGCGGCCCGGCGCGAGTCGCAGACGGCCGACTACTTCCTCGGTAGCGTCAACGCCATCGCCCAGACCGGCGAACTCGTCGCGGCCGACCGATCGGGGAGCCGTATCGGCGCGTACCCCTTCGCCGCCGGAAACGTCGTCATCGTCAGCGGCGTGAACAAGATCGTGCCGACGCTCTCTGACGCGCTCGACCGGCTCGAATCCGTCGCCTACCCGCTGGAGAACGAGCGGGCCAACGAGGCCTACGGCGTCGACTCGGCCATCGCCAAACAGCTCATCTTCCGTCAGGAACTAGAGGAGGGCCGCACCACGGTCGTCCTCGTCCGCGACCAGTTCGGCTACTGA
- a CDS encoding helix-turn-helix domain-containing protein, whose protein sequence is MAVIAHLRIPADAFELGRILRLDPGATVELETMVPLGEKAVPFFSVSDEARESFEKNVRDHSAVDRIVEVSRHKNERLYSLDWDVTTDDFFLGIAEIGGQLLSATGTTSTWEFEIRFQTHERLSDFQEYCADASISLEVGRIYNPVRPGTGMWYGLTTAQRETLIRAVEEGYYSIPRQVSTQDMGDALGISDQAVTERLRRGIETLVTNSLIAMEAEESEAFQRVS, encoded by the coding sequence ATGGCCGTCATCGCTCACCTCCGGATACCCGCCGACGCGTTCGAACTGGGACGCATTCTCAGGCTGGACCCCGGTGCAACCGTCGAACTCGAAACCATGGTGCCGCTCGGGGAGAAGGCAGTACCGTTCTTCTCGGTCAGTGACGAGGCCCGCGAGTCTTTCGAAAAGAACGTCCGTGACCACTCGGCCGTGGATCGAATCGTCGAAGTGAGCCGGCACAAGAACGAACGGCTGTATTCACTCGACTGGGACGTCACCACGGACGACTTCTTTCTTGGAATCGCCGAGATCGGTGGGCAGCTACTCAGTGCGACCGGCACTACGAGCACCTGGGAGTTCGAAATTCGCTTCCAGACTCACGAACGCCTCAGCGACTTCCAGGAGTACTGCGCGGACGCGAGTATCTCCCTCGAAGTCGGTCGAATCTACAACCCCGTTCGCCCGGGAACCGGCATGTGGTATGGGCTGACGACCGCCCAGCGAGAGACGCTAATCCGGGCGGTCGAAGAGGGCTACTATTCGATTCCACGGCAGGTGTCCACACAGGATATGGGCGACGCGCTGGGTATCTCCGATCAGGCCGTTACCGAACGACTGCGTCGGGGAATCGAGACGCTCGTGACGAATTCACTCATCGCGATGGAAGCCGAGGAGTCTGAAGCGTTCCAGCGGGTTAGTTGA
- a CDS encoding anthranilate synthase component II: MIDGDGGGSSEGPTILVIDNYDSFVYNLVQYVGSVAGSVLVRRNDDIDVDDVRRLDPDGIVISPGPGTPADAGISIPLFAETGYPILGVCLGHQALCAAHGADVRQAPDVVHGKPSVVTHDGEGIFSGLPERVQVGRYHSLAVPRTEIPDSLVETAQTVDDREVVMAVRHRQRPHVGVQFHPESLLTRTVEGSSSVRRDESSTGEPGDTATETDRTTGISLAIGRRLVENFCELAARKRRRGDS; this comes from the coding sequence GTGATCGACGGCGATGGCGGTGGGTCGAGCGAGGGGCCGACCATCCTCGTGATCGACAACTACGACTCGTTCGTCTACAACCTGGTCCAGTACGTCGGGAGCGTGGCGGGGTCGGTACTCGTTCGCCGGAACGACGACATAGACGTCGACGACGTGCGTCGGCTCGACCCGGACGGGATCGTGATCTCGCCCGGACCCGGAACGCCCGCCGACGCGGGAATTTCGATCCCGCTGTTCGCGGAGACCGGATACCCGATTCTGGGCGTCTGCCTGGGCCACCAGGCACTGTGTGCGGCCCACGGGGCCGACGTCCGCCAGGCACCCGACGTCGTCCACGGCAAACCGTCCGTCGTCACGCACGACGGCGAGGGCATCTTCTCGGGGCTCCCCGAACGGGTGCAGGTCGGCCGCTACCACTCGCTCGCCGTCCCGCGAACCGAGATTCCGGACTCGCTCGTCGAGACCGCCCAGACAGTCGACGACCGCGAGGTCGTGATGGCCGTTCGCCACCGACAGCGCCCGCACGTCGGCGTCCAGTTCCATCCCGAGAGTCTCTTGACCCGCACGGTCGAGGGATCGTCGAGCGTTCGCCGCGACGAATCGTCGACGGGCGAACCCGGCGACACCGCCACCGAGACTGATCGGACGACCGGCATCTCGCTCGCCATCGGCAGGCGACTCGTCGAGAACTTCTGTGAGCTTGCCGCACGCAAGCGCCGGAGGGGAGACTCGTGA
- a CDS encoding shikimate dehydrogenase gives MDVYGLLGNPVGHSLSPPMHEAAYEARGMDATYVTFEPDRDALGDAIRGASSLGIAGLNVTIPFKEGAIDHVEPDDLAARIGAVNTIAFPEGGSAGADDRDAVTRPTGHNTDAAGAVRALRERGFADRDDSLDGATAVVVGAGGAGRAIAFGLAEAGATVRVANRTVERATALASEVPDASGHGLDDLPTLLADATVLVNATSVGMESDESIVPSEALHEDLVVMDAVYRPRETRLLRDAAATGATAVDGTWMLLYQGAAAFERWTGRDAPVAAMGRVLRSSFEANTDQER, from the coding sequence ATGGACGTCTACGGCCTGCTGGGCAACCCCGTCGGCCACTCGCTCTCGCCACCGATGCACGAGGCGGCGTACGAGGCCCGCGGGATGGACGCGACCTACGTCACGTTCGAACCCGACCGCGACGCGCTCGGCGACGCGATTCGGGGCGCTAGCTCCCTCGGCATCGCGGGACTGAACGTCACGATTCCGTTCAAGGAGGGGGCGATCGACCACGTCGAGCCGGACGATCTGGCGGCCCGTATCGGGGCTGTCAACACGATCGCGTTCCCCGAGGGCGGCTCGGCGGGAGCCGACGACCGAGACGCGGTCACCCGGCCGACCGGACACAACACCGACGCAGCCGGCGCCGTTCGGGCGCTTCGGGAGCGAGGGTTCGCCGATCGTGACGACTCGCTCGACGGTGCGACGGCGGTCGTCGTGGGAGCGGGCGGGGCCGGTCGGGCGATCGCCTTCGGGCTGGCGGAGGCGGGCGCCACCGTTCGCGTCGCGAATCGGACCGTCGAGCGGGCGACGGCGCTCGCGAGCGAGGTGCCCGACGCGTCGGGTCACGGCCTCGACGACCTCCCAACGCTCCTCGCCGACGCGACGGTCCTCGTCAACGCCACCAGCGTCGGGATGGAATCGGACGAGTCGATCGTCCCGAGCGAGGCGCTCCACGAGGACCTCGTCGTGATGGACGCGGTCTACCGGCCGCGCGAGACGCGGTTGCTTCGCGATGCGGCTGCCACCGGAGCGACCGCCGTCGACGGTACCTGGATGCTCCTCTATCAGGGGGCGGCGGCGTTCGAACGCTGGACCGGTCGCGACGCGCCGGTCGCGGCGATGGGGCGGGTACTGCGGTCCAGTTTCGAGGCAAACACCGATCAGGAACGGTGA
- the pabB gene encoding aminodeoxychorismate synthase, component I — protein sequence MTEPHVVTTLDDVRAAAERAPPGSRIPVEVRLTVDDPFDAYRRARRGPGGAFLETTGGQPGWGYFGVDPVERLTVSEPAESIETAAPSPTLAALEGVLATQSITRPPDEDDTRVPYPCGAIGWLSYDVARELETVPESAVDDRTLPRLELAVFDRLAAWEGPVDGPTTLRISACPRLDPESGDGVEAADSSASLFERGRDRALALATAILEGEPSTGPPPVDATDATFESECGRASFADRVRGVKQRIRAGETFQTNISQRLAAPAAVHPVAAYDAVRRVNPAPYSGLLEYRSADLVSASPELLLERDGDLVRTEPIAGTRPRGETEAEDEALAAELGDDEKERAEHAMLVDLERNDLGKVCEYGSVEVAEYRRIDRYAEVMHLVSDVRGRLREDATLADAIAATFPGGTITGAPKPRTMALIDEFEATRRGPYTGSMGIFGFDGRATVNIVIRTLVRQAETYHLRVGAGIVHDSVPEHEYDETLDKARALVTALDDALGDRAALAVETGATGADIDDATSDGGDRA from the coding sequence ATGACCGAGCCGCACGTGGTGACGACCCTCGACGATGTCCGGGCGGCCGCCGAACGTGCCCCGCCAGGGTCGCGAATTCCCGTCGAGGTGCGGCTCACCGTCGACGATCCGTTCGATGCCTACCGCCGTGCCCGTCGGGGGCCCGGCGGTGCATTTCTCGAGACGACCGGCGGACAGCCCGGCTGGGGCTACTTCGGCGTCGATCCCGTCGAGCGTCTGACTGTCTCCGAACCGGCCGAATCGATCGAGACGGCGGCGCCGTCACCGACGCTCGCCGCCCTCGAGGGGGTGCTCGCGACCCAGTCGATCACACGACCCCCCGACGAGGACGACACGCGGGTTCCCTACCCGTGCGGGGCGATCGGCTGGCTCTCCTACGACGTCGCCCGCGAACTCGAGACGGTGCCCGAATCGGCGGTCGACGATCGCACACTCCCCCGTCTCGAACTCGCCGTCTTCGACCGCCTCGCCGCGTGGGAGGGCCCCGTCGACGGCCCGACGACGCTGCGGATTTCGGCGTGCCCTCGTCTCGACCCAGAAAGTGGTGACGGCGTCGAAGCGGCCGACTCTTCGGCGTCGCTCTTCGAACGCGGCCGCGATCGAGCGCTCGCCCTCGCAACCGCGATTCTCGAGGGTGAACCGTCGACCGGCCCACCACCGGTGGACGCGACCGACGCGACGTTCGAGAGCGAGTGTGGCCGCGCGTCGTTCGCCGATCGTGTCCGGGGGGTCAAACAGCGCATTCGGGCCGGTGAGACGTTTCAGACGAACATCTCCCAGCGACTGGCGGCACCCGCCGCTGTCCACCCCGTCGCCGCCTACGATGCGGTTCGCCGGGTGAATCCGGCGCCGTACTCCGGCCTGCTGGAGTACCGGTCGGCCGACCTCGTCAGTGCGAGTCCGGAACTCCTGCTCGAACGCGACGGTGACCTCGTCCGGACCGAGCCGATCGCCGGTACGCGGCCGCGTGGCGAAACCGAAGCCGAAGACGAGGCGCTGGCTGCCGAACTCGGCGACGACGAGAAGGAACGCGCCGAGCACGCTATGCTGGTCGATCTCGAGCGCAACGATCTCGGCAAGGTCTGTGAATACGGCTCGGTCGAGGTCGCCGAGTACCGCCGGATCGACCGCTACGCCGAGGTGATGCACCTCGTCTCCGACGTTCGCGGCCGCCTCCGCGAGGACGCGACGCTCGCCGACGCCATCGCCGCGACGTTCCCCGGTGGGACGATCACCGGTGCGCCGAAACCCCGGACGATGGCACTCATCGACGAGTTCGAGGCCACACGCCGCGGCCCCTACACCGGGAGTATGGGCATCTTCGGCTTCGACGGCCGGGCGACAGTCAATATCGTCATCCGGACGCTCGTCCGCCAGGCCGAAACCTACCACCTCCGCGTCGGTGCCGGTATCGTCCACGACTCGGTCCCCGAACACGAGTACGACGAGACGCTCGACAAAGCACGCGCGCTCGTGACGGCGCTCGACGACGCCCTGGGGGACCGTGCCGCGCTCGCCGTCGAGACGGGTGCGACCGGTGCCGACATCGACGATGCAACATCCGATGGGGGTGATCGGGCGTGA
- a CDS encoding helix-hairpin-helix domain-containing protein yields MALLEKLKSLLGVGGSGSKRRDRDGGVTVDTDSTDSTARSGREAPPPMSSRDRDEPTDTGADDRTVVDATEDAEPTGDDIADTSDDEAESAADDLDTASDAEDDAAPEADDTPSADEADTDAETDETESIAATIEEAEPDSADDSSDELNAVAAGTDASGSTGSISREPPEDGAAEPAEAVGPADTDATPTTEKTTDSTPEPTEVESEPVTEIKGIGPAYGERLATAGVDSTLALAESDADELAAETDIAASRIEEWIDRANDR; encoded by the coding sequence ATGGCACTCCTGGAGAAGCTAAAATCCCTGCTGGGTGTGGGGGGAAGCGGGTCGAAGCGTCGCGACCGCGATGGTGGCGTCACGGTCGACACTGACTCGACCGACTCGACGGCACGATCCGGACGCGAGGCACCGCCACCGATGAGCAGCCGCGATCGTGACGAACCGACCGATACGGGCGCCGACGACCGTACTGTCGTCGACGCTACCGAAGACGCCGAACCCACGGGCGACGATATCGCTGATACGTCCGACGACGAAGCGGAGTCGGCTGCTGACGACCTCGATACTGCATCGGACGCCGAAGACGACGCTGCGCCCGAGGCGGATGACACGCCGTCCGCCGACGAGGCCGACACTGACGCCGAGACGGACGAGACCGAATCGATCGCCGCAACGATCGAGGAGGCAGAGCCGGACTCGGCAGACGACTCCTCGGACGAATTGAATGCGGTCGCCGCGGGAACGGACGCCAGCGGGTCGACCGGCTCGATCTCGCGCGAACCCCCTGAAGACGGGGCCGCCGAACCTGCCGAGGCCGTTGGCCCTGCCGATACCGACGCGACGCCGACGACCGAGAAGACGACCGATTCGACACCTGAACCGACCGAGGTCGAGAGCGAACCGGTCACCGAGATCAAGGGAATCGGTCCGGCCTACGGTGAGCGCCTCGCCACCGCCGGCGTCGATTCGACGCTGGCGCTCGCCGAGAGCGACGCCGACGAACTGGCCGCGGAGACCGACATCGCCGCCTCGCGCATCGAGGAGTGGATCGATCGCGCGAACGATCGCTAA
- a CDS encoding TIGR00266 family protein, with the protein METTFTHQPSFTHLVVELAAGETILAEPGAMVGHSPNVEISTASSRDGLLSSAKSMLGGESLVVNEFTAEGGPGEVRLAPPTPGDVKEHELQDETLYTTDGAFLASSPGIDIDSEFGGLKSMLGGASLTPLALKGTGTAFIDAYGGLERLDLDPGESYTLDNEHLIAWDDSVEFDTRRVGGLKSTLLSGEGLVFDFTGPGSVWYQTRDIDSFVGILAPRIQTSDS; encoded by the coding sequence ATGGAAACGACATTCACCCACCAACCGTCGTTCACCCACCTCGTCGTCGAACTCGCAGCTGGCGAAACGATCCTCGCGGAACCCGGCGCGATGGTCGGGCACTCCCCGAACGTCGAGATTTCGACGGCCAGCAGCCGTGATGGGTTGCTCAGCTCCGCGAAGTCGATGCTTGGCGGGGAGTCACTGGTCGTCAACGAGTTCACTGCGGAAGGTGGTCCCGGCGAGGTGCGTCTGGCACCGCCAACACCGGGCGACGTCAAGGAACACGAATTGCAGGACGAGACGCTGTACACTACTGACGGCGCGTTTCTGGCGTCGTCGCCAGGTATCGACATCGACTCGGAATTCGGCGGGCTCAAGTCGATGCTCGGCGGGGCGAGCCTCACGCCGCTAGCTCTCAAGGGAACCGGCACCGCCTTCATCGACGCCTATGGCGGGCTCGAACGTCTCGATCTGGACCCTGGCGAGTCCTACACGCTGGACAACGAGCACCTGATCGCCTGGGACGACAGCGTCGAGTTCGATACTCGGCGCGTCGGCGGGCTGAAATCGACGCTGCTGAGCGGGGAAGGACTCGTCTTCGACTTCACCGGTCCGGGGAGCGTCTGGTACCAGACCCGAGACATCGATAGTTTCGTCGGCATACTCGCACCCAGAATCCAGACCAGCGACAGTTGA
- a CDS encoding D-aminoacyl-tRNA deacylase, whose product MSVIAIVESRADRASVHICDQLRDLVAWNAREDETRPDADGGGTYYRTDGFELRSFEALHLDLVDPAAAFSEEPDLLVFASRHSGETGPLLTAHFTGNVGPAEFGGEPNAFADAAPNALAELLAAYDRYAPDRYEVGMECTHHGPTAVGCPSLFAELGSDDEQWDDPEGAEAVARAILELRGVPAHRTDPETGRPRQVVGFGGGHYVPRFERIVRETPWAVGHIAADWGLDELDDRDAVETVVRRAFAATDADVAVVEGTKPDLRSVIEELGHRVEREAWVREVDDRPLSLVDAVETALGPIADGVRFGDRETEAFEVVSLPTDLVTTAEGVDPERTWDAVTAHAVAVETSNGGSRLGGRAAIPTDTDADRTARGLPRSLVDALADVIRPEFERVSVTDAGVEVVETAFDPSLARDLGVPDGPLFGELASGEAVTVDGRQIEPEEVHERRTTQFPC is encoded by the coding sequence GTGTCCGTGATCGCGATCGTCGAGAGCCGCGCGGACCGTGCGTCGGTGCACATCTGCGACCAGCTGCGAGACCTCGTCGCGTGGAACGCTCGCGAGGACGAGACGCGTCCCGACGCCGACGGTGGCGGGACGTACTATCGAACGGACGGGTTCGAACTGCGCTCGTTCGAGGCGCTCCACCTCGATCTCGTCGACCCGGCCGCGGCGTTCAGCGAGGAACCCGACCTCCTCGTCTTCGCCTCGCGCCACTCCGGCGAGACGGGACCGCTCCTGACGGCCCACTTCACGGGTAACGTCGGTCCCGCGGAGTTCGGCGGCGAACCGAACGCGTTCGCCGACGCCGCACCGAACGCCCTCGCCGAGCTGCTCGCCGCTTACGATCGGTACGCGCCGGATCGCTACGAGGTCGGGATGGAGTGTACCCACCACGGGCCCACCGCCGTCGGCTGTCCCTCGCTCTTCGCCGAACTGGGCAGCGACGACGAGCAGTGGGACGACCCTGAGGGCGCCGAAGCCGTGGCACGTGCCATCCTCGAGTTGCGAGGGGTCCCAGCACACCGGACCGATCCCGAGACCGGTCGCCCGCGCCAGGTCGTCGGCTTCGGGGGCGGCCACTACGTCCCGCGATTCGAGCGCATCGTCCGCGAGACGCCGTGGGCCGTCGGCCACATTGCAGCCGACTGGGGCCTGGACGAACTCGACGATCGGGACGCGGTCGAAACCGTGGTCCGGCGTGCGTTCGCGGCGACCGACGCCGACGTCGCCGTCGTCGAGGGGACCAAACCCGACCTCCGGAGCGTGATCGAGGAACTCGGCCATCGTGTCGAACGCGAAGCCTGGGTGCGCGAGGTCGACGACCGGCCGCTGTCGCTCGTCGACGCGGTCGAAACCGCGCTGGGTCCGATCGCAGACGGCGTTCGGTTCGGCGATCGGGAGACCGAGGCGTTCGAAGTCGTCTCCCTGCCGACCGACCTCGTCACGACGGCGGAGGGTGTCGATCCGGAGCGAACGTGGGACGCCGTCACGGCCCACGCAGTCGCGGTCGAAACGTCGAACGGCGGCAGCCGACTCGGAGGCCGGGCTGCGATTCCAACTGACACCGACGCCGACCGAACCGCTCGCGGACTCCCTCGGTCCCTCGTCGACGCGCTGGCCGACGTCATCCGGCCCGAATTCGAACGCGTCTCGGTCACCGACGCGGGCGTCGAAGTCGTCGAGACCGCCTTCGACCCGTCGCTGGCACGCGACCTCGGCGTCCCCGACGGACCGCTGTTCGGCGAACTGGCGTCGGGCGAGGCCGTGACCGTCGACGGTCGCCAGATCGAGCCCGAGGAGGTTCACGAACGCAGAACGACGCAGTTCCCCTGTTGA